The genomic region ACGGTCGACGCGATGACGGCTTCCGCCCCGGCCAAGGTCGCAGTTGCGCTCGATCGCTTCGGAATCAGGCCGTGAACGGCCCGCCGCGCAAGCCGCGCCTCCTGCTCGTCACCGGCATGTCCGGGGCGGGGAAATCGACCGTGCTCGATGCTCTCGAGGACATGGGCTGGGACATCGTCGACAATCTGCCCGCCGACCTGCTGGGCGACTTCGTCCATGGCAGCGACCAGTGCCGGACTGTGCCCGTCGCCATCGGCATGGACGTGCGCAGCCGCGGTTTCGATCCCTCGCACCTTCGCGAGCTCATCGAGTCAATCGAAGGCGTCGAGCCCGAAATCCTGTTCCTCGACTGTTCGAGCGCGGACCTGATGCGCCGCTTCGACAAGACCCGCCGCCGCCATCCCCTGGCCCCCGATCGGCCGGCGGAGGACGGAATTGCCCGGGAGCGGGCGGCGCTGGCGCCGCTCCGCCTCGCCGCCGACAGCGTCATCGACACCACCGACCTCACGCCCGCCGAGCTTGGGGAAGAGCTTCGCCGCCGCTTCCGCACGGACCGCGAGCCAGTACTGACCGTCGTCTCCTTCGGCTTCGGCCACGGCATCTCGCGCACTGCGGACCTGGTGTTCGACATGCGCTTCCTGGCGAACCCGCACTGGATCGATGAGCTTCGGCCGCTCACTGGAAACGATCGCCAGGTTCGCGATTACATAGCCAACGATCCGGCATGGGCGGGAGCGATGGACCGGATCGAAGCGCTTCTCACCGACTGGATTCCCCGCTACTGGACCGCGGGCAAAAGCTATTTGACGATCGCCTTCGGCTGCACGGGCGGACGCCACCGTTCAGTCACCGCGGCTGTGGAAATGGCGGAAAGGTTGCGGTCGGCCGGATTCACACCGAATGTCCGGCACCGGGACCTGGGCTCGGCACCGAACGACAGGATCGAGGACAGGGGCGGCGATGCCGCTGTTGCTGGGAGTAGAAGCGAGTTGAATCGATGATTGGACTGGTGCTGGTGACCCACGGCCGTCTGGCGGCCGAGTTCATCACCGCGATGGAGCATGTGGTCGGGCCGCAGGAAGCCATAGAGGCTGTCTGCATCGGTCCCGACGACGACATGGAGGCACGCCGGAAGGACATCGCGAAAGCGATCGGCCGGGTCGATGGCGGCAAGGGTGTCATCATCCTCACCGACCTGTTCGGCGGAACTCCGTCGAACCTGGCGATCAGCCTGATGAAGAGCGAGAACATCGAGGTCATCGCGGGCGTCAACCTGCCGATGCTCATCCGCCTCGAAGGCGCGCGCAAGGTGATGGGCGTTCACGCCGCGGTCGCCGCCGCCCGCGAAGCCGGCCGGAAATACATCTCCGTCGCATCGGAAATCCTAGGGGAAGCAGCGGCTTGAGCTCAGCTTCCCGCGAAGTGCAGATCGTCAACCGGCGCGGGCTTCACGCGCGGGCAAGCGCCCAATTCGTCAATCTCGCGAGCGATCTCCCGGCGAAGATCGACGTCGAGAAGGACGGCAACAGGGTGTGCGGAACGTCGATCATGGGGCTCATGATGCTCGGCGCGGGGATGGGCGACAGCGTCGTCATCCACGTCGAAGGCGACGATGCCGAGCAAGTGCTCGAAAAGCTCGTCCATCTCTTCGAGTGCGGCTTCGGCGAAGAGTGCGGCTAGGCCGTGCCCCGGCAGGTCAGCGCTTTTTCAAACTCGACCGTAAAGCGGCTCCGTTCGCTCCGCGACAAGAAGCACCGGCGCTCCGAAGGCCTGTTCCTCGCCGAAGGGTTGAGAATTATCACCGAAGCCCGCGACAGCGGCCGGCTTCCCGAGATCATCGCCTTTTCGAGCGAGGGCGCAAAGCATCCGCTCGCCGCCGACATCATCGCCGCGACGGAAGCGGCGGGCGGCGAAGCGATCGAGACGACCGCCGATATCCTTTCCAAGATGAGCGGCAAGGACAATCCGCAGATGCTCCTCGCCGCCTACCGGCAGCCCGAGACCGCACTGGAGCGGATCGACCGCTCCTCGGCGCCGATCTGGATCGCGGCCCAGGCGCTTCGCGATCCCGGCAACATCGGGACGATCTTGAGGACCGGCGACGCGGTCGGGGCCGGCGGGCTCATCCTGATCGACGATTGCGCCGATCCGTTTTCCGTTGAATCCGTGCGGGCGTCGATGGGCGCGCTTTTCACCCAGCAGGTCGCTTCGGCGCGCTGGCCCGAGTTCGTCACGTGGCTCAGAAGCGGAAGCGGACAGCTGGTGGGGACGAGCCTGAAAGCGACCAGCGACTATCTCGACGCCCGGTACGAGCAGCCCTGCTTCCTCCTGATCGGCAACGAACAGCAGGGACTGCCCCAGTCCTACGAGGCGGAATGCGACCTACTCGTAAAAATTCCGATGGCTGGTCGCGCCGACAGCCTCAATGCCGCGGTTGCCGCTGCAGTTATGGCGTTCTGCGTCAAGGCGAGCTGGCGGAACTGACGCGGCGCCGGAGCGGTTGATTCGCCCATGAAACAGCTGACCCTCGTCGCGCTGCCGCTTCTCGCCGGCTGCATGTCCTATCCGCCGCCGCCGGCCGCGCCCTATCACGGGCTTGGAACGGAGCCCTTCTGGAACCTCGTCATCGACGACCGGAACGTGACGGTGATCCGTCCCGACGAGCAGCCGGTTGTCCAGCCGAGGCCGCAAGCGATCATCGGGGTGGCCGGGGAAATCTATCAGACGCCGCGGATCAACGTGAACATCGTCCACGCGCAGTGCAGCGACGGGATGAGCGACCGGGTCTATCCCGACAAGGTACAGGTCACGGTCGACGGCACCCAGTACAACGGCTGTGGCGGCCTTTAGACGCTCTCGAACCGTCTGCGTCCTCTTCGGCCTGATGCTTTCCGCGTGCGCAATTGCCGCGTCGCCCCCGTCGGCGACGTTGGCGGGAACGGCTTGGCAGGTTCACTCCGTCAACGGCCGCCAGGCACCGGCAAACAGCGACTATTCTGTCCGCTTTGAAGACGGCGGCAGCATAAGTGCGAGGTTCGGGTGCAATTCGATCGGTGGGCACTACGCAATCGCGGGATCGACGCTCACCATCGGCGACTTGATGCAAACGCTTATGGGATGCCCTGAGCCTGCTACGACATTCGAAAGCCAGGGCTCGGCCGTATTCAATAGGCCGATGGCGATGAGCAGGAGCGAAAGCGACCGCGTGCCCTACGAATATCTGTCGCTGAAAAACCAGGCGGGCGAGATCATCCTGATGCGCAGGACCTTCTAGGCCGTATCGTCTTCCTCTTCGGCCGGCTCGAGCCGCATCGATAGCGGGCCGTCGAGAGAAACCACGACCGGGTCGTCCTTCGTCGCAAGCTTGGTTAGCGGACGGGGCGAGGCTTCGACCATTGGTGGAGGCGGGATCTCCTTGGCGCTTCCGGCTCCCAGATCCTCGAACCGCCGGGCCTGGGTAAACACCTGGCTCTCCAGGCTTCCGACCATCTTGTTATAGGCGTTGTTGGCGCGGCTGAGGTTGGTGCCCACCGACGAGACATGCTCCGCCATCGTCGCCAGCCGCGAATGGAGCTCGCGACCGAGCTCGGCGATCTTGCCGGCTTCGGCGGCCAGCTTCTCCTGGTTCCAGATGCTCGCAACCGTGCGTGCGATCGCCACGAGGTTGGTCGGCGTTGCCAGAAGCACCTTGCGCTCATTCGCCCAATCCCAAAGGCCGTGGTCGAGCTCAAGGGCGGCGGTCAGGAAATGCTCGCCGGGAATGTACATGACGACATAGTCGGCGGAATCGCCGAATTGCGCCCAATAGGCTTTCGACCCCAGCTGCTGCGCGTGGGTTCGGATCGAGGCGAGATGGGCCTGCAGGCACGCTTGCCTCTTGTCGTCGTCCACTTCGTCGCAGGCGTCGAGATAGGCGTTGAGCGAGCATTTCGCGTCGATCACCAGGGTCCGGCCGCCGGGCAGCTTCACGATGACGTCAGGGCGAAGCTTGCCATCCTCTCCATCGACGCTGACCTCGGTCTGGAAGTCGGCGTACGGGCTCAGCCCCGCCTGTTCGAGGACGTTGCGGAGCGACTGCTCACCCCAGCGCCCGCGCGCCTTCGGCGACGAGCGAAGCGCGTTGACGAGGTTGCGGGTCTCGTCGCGCACCTTCCCCTGCCCGTCGCGGACCTGCTCCACGACCGACTTCAGGCCGGCATAATGATCGATCCGCTCCTTCTCCACGCGCTGGAGCCCCTCTTCGTAGCGTTTGAGCGTAACCTCGACCGGCGCAAGCAACTCTTTGAGCTTGGTCTCGCTCGCCTTGTCGGCGGCGGTGAAGCGCTCGCCTGCTTTCTCGAGGAAATCCTTGTGCGCCTTCTCCAGCAGCTGGTCGCCAATCTCGCGAAACTGGGCGATCAGCGCGTCCTTGGACTCCGCCAGGTCCTTGATCCGCTGCTCGAAGTTGCGCGCATCCGCCTGGAGCGCCGCAAGCTCCTTTGAAGCGGCTTCGTGGAAAGCGCGGACCTGGTCCCGCTCCTTCACCACTTCGTCGAGCTGGAGACGGAGCGTCCCGACCGTCTGCTTGGCCGCGGCGCCGTCCCGGGTCGCGAAAAGCCAGCCGATGAGGCCGCCAAGCACCAGCGCGACCAAGGCGATCCCGACGAAAATGCCCCAATCCATACTCATTCCCCCAGCGGAACAGAATGCGAACCTTAGTCTCCGACGG from Sphingomonas anseongensis harbors:
- the rmuC gene encoding DNA recombination protein RmuC, which translates into the protein MDWGIFVGIALVALVLGGLIGWLFATRDGAAAKQTVGTLRLQLDEVVKERDQVRAFHEAASKELAALQADARNFEQRIKDLAESKDALIAQFREIGDQLLEKAHKDFLEKAGERFTAADKASETKLKELLAPVEVTLKRYEEGLQRVEKERIDHYAGLKSVVEQVRDGQGKVRDETRNLVNALRSSPKARGRWGEQSLRNVLEQAGLSPYADFQTEVSVDGEDGKLRPDVIVKLPGGRTLVIDAKCSLNAYLDACDEVDDDKRQACLQAHLASIRTHAQQLGSKAYWAQFGDSADYVVMYIPGEHFLTAALELDHGLWDWANERKVLLATPTNLVAIARTVASIWNQEKLAAEAGKIAELGRELHSRLATMAEHVSSVGTNLSRANNAYNKMVGSLESQVFTQARRFEDLGAGSAKEIPPPPMVEASPRPLTKLATKDDPVVVSLDGPLSMRLEPAEEEDDTA
- a CDS encoding HPr family phosphocarrier protein: MSSASREVQIVNRRGLHARASAQFVNLASDLPAKIDVEKDGNRVCGTSIMGLMMLGAGMGDSVVIHVEGDDAEQVLEKLVHLFECGFGEECG
- the rapZ gene encoding RNase adapter RapZ; protein product: MNGPPRKPRLLLVTGMSGAGKSTVLDALEDMGWDIVDNLPADLLGDFVHGSDQCRTVPVAIGMDVRSRGFDPSHLRELIESIEGVEPEILFLDCSSADLMRRFDKTRRRHPLAPDRPAEDGIARERAALAPLRLAADSVIDTTDLTPAELGEELRRRFRTDREPVLTVVSFGFGHGISRTADLVFDMRFLANPHWIDELRPLTGNDRQVRDYIANDPAWAGAMDRIEALLTDWIPRYWTAGKSYLTIAFGCTGGRHRSVTAAVEMAERLRSAGFTPNVRHRDLGSAPNDRIEDRGGDAAVAGSRSELNR
- a CDS encoding PTS sugar transporter subunit IIA; its protein translation is MIGLVLVTHGRLAAEFITAMEHVVGPQEAIEAVCIGPDDDMEARRKDIAKAIGRVDGGKGVIILTDLFGGTPSNLAISLMKSENIEVIAGVNLPMLIRLEGARKVMGVHAAVAAAREAGRKYISVASEILGEAAA
- a CDS encoding META domain-containing protein, with amino-acid sequence MLSACAIAASPPSATLAGTAWQVHSVNGRQAPANSDYSVRFEDGGSISARFGCNSIGGHYAIAGSTLTIGDLMQTLMGCPEPATTFESQGSAVFNRPMAMSRSESDRVPYEYLSLKNQAGEIILMRRTF
- a CDS encoding TrmH family RNA methyltransferase, which translates into the protein MPRQVSAFSNSTVKRLRSLRDKKHRRSEGLFLAEGLRIITEARDSGRLPEIIAFSSEGAKHPLAADIIAATEAAGGEAIETTADILSKMSGKDNPQMLLAAYRQPETALERIDRSSAPIWIAAQALRDPGNIGTILRTGDAVGAGGLILIDDCADPFSVESVRASMGALFTQQVASARWPEFVTWLRSGSGQLVGTSLKATSDYLDARYEQPCFLLIGNEQQGLPQSYEAECDLLVKIPMAGRADSLNAAVAAAVMAFCVKASWRN
- a CDS encoding COG3650 family protein — translated: MKQLTLVALPLLAGCMSYPPPPAAPYHGLGTEPFWNLVIDDRNVTVIRPDEQPVVQPRPQAIIGVAGEIYQTPRINVNIVHAQCSDGMSDRVYPDKVQVTVDGTQYNGCGGL